From one Streptomyces sp. NBC_01478 genomic stretch:
- a CDS encoding TetR/AcrR family transcriptional regulator, whose translation MTTADRLFARRGATVPLNEIAREAGIGVGTVYRRFPDLQSLVDALFTERFAVFLHLAAKATELPDPAQSLRHYLMAAAQWRAEDRALEVILANASVDTGPVARTRDQLGRLVDGLVERAVAAGAVREDFASADVYAFLYMIGAVADRTHDVAPDAWRRYAEVLMVGFGLAGPAAEGASALTDEQLLDSWPKPSREQG comes from the coding sequence CGGCCGACCGCCTGTTCGCCCGGCGAGGGGCCACGGTCCCTCTCAACGAGATCGCCCGCGAGGCGGGCATCGGCGTCGGCACGGTCTACCGCCGCTTCCCGGACCTCCAGTCACTGGTGGACGCCCTGTTCACGGAACGCTTCGCGGTGTTCCTGCACCTGGCGGCCAAGGCCACGGAACTGCCGGACCCGGCCCAGTCGCTACGGCACTACCTGATGGCGGCGGCACAGTGGCGGGCCGAGGACCGGGCCCTGGAGGTCATCCTGGCCAACGCGAGCGTCGACACGGGACCGGTCGCCCGGACCCGCGACCAGCTCGGCCGCCTCGTCGACGGCCTCGTGGAACGAGCCGTGGCGGCGGGCGCGGTCCGCGAGGACTTCGCCAGCGCCGACGTGTACGCCTTCCTGTACATGATCGGCGCCGTCGCCGACCGCACGCACGACGTGGCACCGGACGCCTGGCGCCGCTACGCGGAGGTGCTGATGGTCGGGTTCGGGCTGGCGGGGCCGGCGGCGGAGGGCGCGTCGGCGCTGACGGACGAGCAGTTGCTGGACAGTTGGCCGAAGCCTTCACGGGAGCAGGGGTAG